AAGAATTACAAAGAGCATGCTTGGATTTTTTACAACATCTTAAAGTTTATAATGAAAGTTTATTAAAAATTGAATTAGATAAAGTTCTTGAAAAAATTGGTTCTGGTAAAAAAATTGGATTTGCATTTTTAGGAGGTGTTGCTGATAGTGGAAATAGGTTAGTATATCATCTTCGGGAAAGCATTGAAAGTTACAGTCTGGATGAGCCTAGTAAAATTGATGATGCATTGATAAATAACTCTGATTGTCTATTAATATTTGATGATAACGTAAATTCTGGATTACAACTAATTAATATTATTGGTGAACTTTTAAATGAAAAGGACAAAATAGATATTGAATTAATATTAAATGAGGCACATATAAACCCACTTACAACTGAAAGAGCAAAAAAGAGAATAAAAGAAATGGATATTTATTTTGTATATATAGTTGGCAAAAATAAAAGCGATAAACAAATAAAAAAACATTTAAATAAATTTTTCGGTTTCGATGAAGATAAAATACATTTTTCGATAAATACGATTTTAAAAGATGAGGATAGATTGTTTACTGGATCAAATTCTGATTTCAATCACGAAAAGAAAAAGGAATTACGTGTCTATTTGGAAGAAATAGGAGAAAAACTTCTTAGAAATGAAGGGAAAAATAAAGATAAAATCGATCGATGTAAATTAGGTTATTCTGCTGCGGAAGCTATGGTATTATTCCCATATAATGTCCCAACTATGACAATAACTGCTCTTTGGTGCAAAGGAAATTTGGATGAAGATATTCCTTGGTTTCCACTTGCCGAAAGAAGAAGAAGAAGCAAAAACGGAAAATATATTGGGGAGGATTAAAAAGTATAAATTACTAATTGATCTTTTCGTCATTCTTAATGCAAAGATTTGTAAAATCAACATAGTATTGCATAAGTTTTGTCTCAACAAATTCAATATAAATTGGTAGAAGTAAATTACAATTAAATAAAAAAGTAAGTTACAGTTTTTTGCTAAAGTAGATTTCCAAATTCGTGAGGACGGAATGATAAATTGTTAAGGTAATATTAACAAAAGTTATTTTGTAAATTTTAAGTGCTAGGCAGCAAGTTATGACAAAGGCATCCCTTTAGGATGTATCAATCCGTTATGTTACATTAGATACTTGGAGTAAATATGGATTCAATAAAATCCTTTAAAAAAAAATATGTTAAAGCTTTGAGAGATGATAATGCGGCAATTTTTGCTGGTGCTGGATTATCAATGCCTTCAGGTTATGTAAATTGGAAAGAATTACTTAGGGAAATCACAGAAGAGTTAGGACTGGATATTGAAAAGGAAAATGATTTAGTTGCTATTGCTCAATATCATAGGAACGAAAAAGGTAATCGTGCAAATTTAAATCAAGAAATTATATCGAAGTTTACGAAAGAATTTGAATTATCAAAAAATCATGAAATATTAGCAAGGTTGCCAATTAAATATTATTGGACAACTAACTATGATAAAATTATTGAAAAAGCTTTAACAAATTCAAATAAAAGGATTGATGTAAAAATCACAAAAGATAATCTATCCATAAATGTACCCAAACGTGATGTAATAATTTATAAAATGCACGGAGATGTCGAGCATCCAACAGAAGCTGTTATCACGAAAGATGATTATGAATCTTACAATTTGACCAGACAACTATTTACAACTACATTACAAGGTGATTTAATATCGAAAACATTTTTATTTATTGGATTTAGTTTTGACGACCCCAATTTGGATTATATTTTAAGTAGAATAAGAATTTTATTAGGTGAAAGCGCTAGAGAGCATTATGCAATTTTTAGAAAATTGAAAGAAATTGATTTCATAGACAAAGAAAAATACTTATATGCAATGACAAAACAAAAATTAAAAATTGATGATTTAAAGCGTTATTCAATTTCAGCTGTTTTAGTGGATGAATTTGAAGAGATTGAAGATATTTTAATAGACATAGAAAAACTATTTAATCTTAATAAGGTCTTTATTTCTGGAAGTGCTGTAAAATATGGCTCATGGTCGGAAATAAAAGCTAATACATTTATGCATGACTTATCAAAATCGCTTGTTGAAAAAGATTACAAAATTGTTTCTGGTTTTGGTATTGGTGTTGGGGGAACAATAATAAATGGAGCACTTGAAGCAATTTTTGAATCAAAATACAAAAATTCTAGTAATTATTTAGAACTTCGACCCTTTCCACAATTTAAATCTGGAAAAATTACTCTACACGAATTGTGGGAAAAATATAGACATGATATGATTTCAAAAAGTGGGATAGCAATTTTTCTATTTGGCAATAAATTTAACAAGAAAAAAGTTATTCAAGCAAAGGGTGTATACCGTGAATATCAAATTGCTAAAGAACTCGACTTATCTATCATACCAATAGGTTCAACAGGTTATACTGCCAAGAAAATATTTTATGAAATTAGTAAAAACATTGATAAATATGATTATTTAAAGGATTACCTAGATGTTTTAAAAAACTCAAAAGATTCTAATTTAATAATTAAAACTGTTCTAAAAATAATTACAAATATTTCGAAGGATTATCTTAATTAATAGGAGGAAAAAATGGCTCGAAAAGTTTTTTTTAGTTTTCACTATAAACCAGATAACTGGCGTACCTCACAAGTTAGAAACATTGGTGCAATTGAAGGAAACAAACCTGCTTCAGACAACAAATGGGAGGAAGTCACAGATGGTGGTGACGAAGCTATTCAGAAATGGATTGATGATAATATGTACGGTAGAAAATGTACAATTGTTTTAATAGGGGAAAATACGGCAGGGCGAAAATGGATAAATTATGAAATTAAGAAAGCTTGGAAAGATGGAAAAGGTGTTCTAGGAATTCATATTCACAATTTAAAGAACTCTTTGGGTGAACAAGCTAAAAAAGGAAATAATCCTTTTATTGGAATTTCGATAGACGGAACAACTCTAAGTGACAAGATAAAAGTTTATGATCCGCCTTACTCAACTAGTACATACGTCTATGACAATATAAAGGAAAATATTTCAGATTGGATTGAAAAAGCAATTGAAATTCGAAATAAATATTAAAGCGACAAAACTAAAAAAACTACATGTCCACTGCAATACAACCTAAATTAAAACAAGATCATCATTCCATATTACTATGGTTAAAAATTACATTTAGGTCAAATTAGAAAAGAGGATTATTTTATACTAAATCCAAATAGTAACCTTTTAAAACTATTTTTTAATTGTGTGAGTTCTTTTCTATATACATATTAAAGTAAATTAAAATAGTAGGAGATTAAATGACAAAAATTAAAGATTATTTTGGAATAGAAATACTACCAGAACCTAAAAGCCCTTCAATTAATTTTAATGCTTTAGAAACAAATGTTAGCAATTATGTTAAACAACTAAACAACTACGACGCTGAAAAGTTTAAAGTATATTTATATACAATTGCATTCAGTTTTCCTGCGGATAATAGGGCTGAGTCTATGACTAAACTTAAAAATGTTATGTGTCGTCTTAGAATACCAAAATATGAATATGATAAAAAAAGGATGATGATTTGGAATCCTTATATTCCAAAGGAGATAGCTCTAGTTAAACATACCGATGAAGATAAATACCAACCCTATAATCCATCTGAAATTAAAATTATTCCAAGTGTTAAAAGAATAGTATATCAGTTTTCTCAAAATTCACTTTCTAACATAAGATCATTTTTGCACACAATTGTACTTTCTGTCCATAATGATGTACCTGAAAAAAATCGTAAATTTAGAGTTGTTCTTACCTGCATTCCTACAATAGACTTTAAGAAGACTTTATTGAATAATTACAACCTCTCCGGGGCAACTTTAAAAGAACTAAATGACGAAGGTATTAAATCAAGCCATGAAATTAATCTTATTGAAGAACAACAAATTAATATATTCGGAGATGATTCAAGTTTATCTTTACCTACTTTTCATTCATTCTTGGCTTATCCCTCAAGTGATGAAACAGATGCTATAATATTTCAAGAAAGATTAGAAGAATTTGGAATAAATATATGGATCGATAAAAAACATATGATACCTGGATCTAATGTTTTAGACGAATTATCAAAAAGAGTGATAACTTGTAACTCAGTATTAATTGCAATTGGAAAATCAGGAATTGGTCCTTGGGAAAAAAAAGAGTTGGAGATTGCTATTCATGATGCTGTGAAAAAAGAGAAAACAATAATTCCTGTATTTTTACCAAAAGCACCTAAAGATGTAAAAATTCCACCTTACCTAAATAATTATTTATGGGTTGATTTTAGAAAGGGCTTTAAAACTGAAGAACTAAAAAGAATAGCAACAAGTGTAAAAAATAAAAGAGTTTTATAACTACAATAAAGACTATACATCGTTAAAGACGGCCAAATTAATTCACTCAGTTATAGTTAGGTTGTTTGCACAATGTTTTCATAGAAAAATAATAACTGTACTACCACAGAGGTAAATAATTATGATAAATTTAATCAAAATTATTTTAGAATATCGATTCATAAGCACAATCTTTTAACTCACTTTATTATCCTAAAAAGTTAAGAAATCAATCATATGAAAAATTTAAAATTGCTCATTTACATGAACAAGGGCAAGACATGATTATTGTCCCACTTAAATCTTCATTTGGACAACTTTCACAACACGAACAAAATGAAAACTTAAATGCACTACAATTATGTGCTTCAGAGGCTGGTTTAAGAGGTATTGTTTGTTTAGTTTGGAATATAGGGAGTGTGTTTAATTTTATGGCACCAGATGAGTGGTGTCCATTTTTCAATAGTATTGATATTCAGTTCGTTATGATGAATATTAATAGAGAACTTACCTGCACAAATGGATAATCTTTAACAAATAATGAAATGTTTTATGTTTCTTCATTTAATGCGATGTTCTTCAAAATATACTTTAGTATATAGTTATTATTTATTGTTTATTTATAAATTTTCAAATTTGATTGATATTATTAAACTTCCCCTCATATGTGGATACGAAGAATAAATTAGTAAATTGATTGTCAAAAAATATAATTAATTATCGTACACATGCAATGTAAACGAAAAAACTTTCAAGGTGTTTTACAATTCAGTTTTAACAAAGATATTACAAGTTAGCCTTCAATTAAATTTGATTCTAAAAATGTTTTCTTAAACTTAAAAATAAAAATATAAGTACAGTAATTTGTTTATTGCATATGAAGTATATTTTACAGGATTTATGAACTTGTAGCTAGTTTTAATAGTAGTTTCCAATTAAAGCTATTCAAATTCTTTTATAATAATTTGGAAGTAAAGGAACAGAAAATCATGCTCCCTTCAAATTCAGAAGAATGTGAAAAAATTTATACAATCCTTTCCGGAGATTTCAAAAATTATAGCAATCAAATAAAAAGCGTGTTAAAATCTCTAAGAAGTTCGGCAAGTCATTTAGCTGTTTATAGAGATTTGGTGATGAGTTAAATTTATGAAATTGATGCTGGGGTATTCTTATTATCAGGCATTATGGTTTATCTTAAACTTCAATTAATGTTCGGAAATAACGGAAAGAATAAATAATTCAAAAAAAATAGTTGTGAAAAATCATTTATCCATAATTGATATTAATGACAAAAGAATAATCAAGAGTTCTTCCGAATTAGCAAGCCTTTTACACTATTTAAAAAATGAACAAAAATTACTTGGACTTACATTTGATAACAACACTTTAAAACTAATTGATTATGATGAATTATTTAGTCCAAACAGATTTGAAGATTTTAATTTCAACACTACAATAGTACTTGATAGAAATCTATTAATTGCAGCGAGGAATATTTTTAATAATAGGTGTGCTCAAGATAATGTCGACAGATTCTTTCTCATGGTTTTATCTTATGCGATGTTTACAAATTCACTCATTGATTATAACATTTCACTATATGAGGGGGGTAATAATAAATTTATTTCTGCAATTGATGATCTTAAAAAAATTAGAGTCTTAGATAATTTATCTCTTGATATTATATTAAAATTATTATTTGGGGAAATAAAGAAAATACCCGTAAATGAATTTAAGAAAGCGAAACAAAAAACAAAGCAAATATCAGAATTTTTGCGAAAAGAAAATTATAATAAGCAATTAAGATTATACAAACAAACCTATCCTTATTTTTTAAAAGCTGCATCCTTACTCAGAGATAGAAATCTAAGCATTCAAGTTAGAATAAAACGATTCCGGACGTGGATTTATGATGAATATATCTCAATGAACATACCAATCATTATTGTTATGCATTCGATTCTTAATGAAGAAAATATCATGAAAAGTATATTTATTAATAATAAGGAGAAGTTGCTTAAAAATTTACGAAATGCAACATGGGACACAACAATTTTATCATACATGCGAGAACAATGCACCAAAAATCATGGACACTTTTTTATAATGGCAACATATGATGTAAAATTAGTTGAAATGATGAAATACTGCTTTGTAGCTGATGAAGAAATTGATAATGTCTTTAATGAAAATAAAATCGAGATAAAAAAAATTATTGAACAGAACAATAAAATTTTAAAATCAAAAAATAGAAAAAATGATGTTGAAGAGAGACTAAATAAATTAGATATAATTACTGAAGAATTAGAAAATGAACTTTTAAACCATATTTATGAGGCTCAAATGAAATCATTTGAAGATTTATTTATTGAAGCAATTCATAATTTAAAATTAGTATCCATTAAAATGAATTCTAACGAAAAAGGAATTATTCAACGAATTTGTGTTCCATTTGATTTTGGACCAAGTAAAAGATATAAAGACGGAATAAATAGATATCATGTACTTGACTTAAATAGTCCTGATGGTAAACATAATCTTGCAATATTACCAACTCAATTAATAGATCTGGAAATATTAGATGAAAGTTTTGAACCCGGTGATTATGTTACATGGAAAACGAATTGGATAGTTCCAAGGGATTGGGGTAAATATTCATGAAATATGTGAAATTTGAAATAGAAGGTTTACGTAGAATTAAAAAAGCCAATTTTATTTTCAGTGAAGCGACTTTTTTAATGGTGAAAATAATGTTGGTAAATCAATTGTATTTTGAGCTTTGGAAAAATAATTTACAGTTGATGCAAGATGCAAAATAGAAGATTTCTTTATACAAGAAAATGGGGAACAAGCTTGTTAATTTCACTATATGTCATATGTATTTGTATTTCTTGATGACATTATATTCTTAATATTAAATGAAATTGCTTGATAAAAAATGAAATACACCAATAACAAAAATAAAAAGAAATGGCAAAAGAAATTCATAGATGAAGTACTTAATCAAAATGTGAATACTGATTTCACAAAATCACTCTTAAATGATACAAATAAACTGAATGAAAAATCAAATTATATTCCTAAAAGTCTTTGTAAATATTATTGTCCTACATCAGAAAATATTTTAGATATACAGAAAAAATGCCTTTGGCTTTCAAATCCATATTATTTTAATGATCCTTTTGATTGTAAAACCGGTTATGATAGTATTGCTTATGAAAAGAATATAATTTTAGAATTTTTTAAAGAAAATGGACTTATTGATAAAACTAAAATTAAAGATGGATTTACAGAAGTTGAAAAGAATAGGATTTTAAACTCGAAAATTGTTGATTATGATTATTTGTGGACAAATTACGAAAATTATGATAGTGTAATTTATAAAATCCTAAATGAAAAGAATTATGATTTTAGGCGTAAGATTCATTCATTAATTAGAAAGTTGAAATTAGATATCGAAAATAAAATGAATCTACTTAGAAAATCAGAAATCAGAGTAGCATGCTTTTCAGAATTTAATCGATTAGAAAATTTTAAAAAAAATCTTCAAATGTGGTCTCATTATGCTGATAACCATAAGGGATTTTGTATTGAATATGATCTAACCCCTCTAAAAGAATTTACTTCATTTACAAAATCTGAGTCAGATTATTATTTAAATAAAAATGAATATATTGATGAGAAATTGAAAGCTGCCATTATAGCCGGATTGTTTCCAATAATTTATACATCAAATAGAGTAAACGTTCATGTTACAAAACTTAAAAAATTAAAAATAGATGATAATGGGAAATTGATAAACAATATTGATTTAAATAAGATATTGTTAAAAACCTTTATCATAAAATCAACAAATTGGAGTTATGAAAAGGAATGGAGGATAATAATTGATGAAGAAATTGCCGATCATTTTGATAATAAAATTCCCTTTCCATATATACATAGAATTTATCTTGGATGTAAAATGGATCGCTATACAGCAGATATGATATTTGAAATTGGGAAAGAGTTAAATATTGAAACTATACAACTTAAAATGGATGGGAAAAGATTTTTATTAGGAGAAGAAAGCTCATATTTACGAGAATGGGAAAAAGAAGAAAAAAAGAGGAGCAATCCTTTTAAACAATATTAAATATTACAACAACAAAATAAAAAGCGTATTACAATCTCTAAAAAGTTCTGCAAGTCACTTAGCTGTTTATAGAGATTTGGTGATGAGTTAAAATTCAAATCAAATTAAAATTGGAGGTGTTATGAATTCACTAATATGTGATGCTATACGCAATAAAAAATTATTGCAGTATTATTACAATGGAGGAACAAGGGTAGTAGAACCTCATTGTCATGGAGTAACTACTGCTGCGAATGAAGGTCTGCGTG
The nucleotide sequence above comes from Ignavibacteriota bacterium. Encoded proteins:
- a CDS encoding toll/interleukin-1 receptor domain-containing protein gives rise to the protein MTKIKDYFGIEILPEPKSPSINFNALETNVSNYVKQLNNYDAEKFKVYLYTIAFSFPADNRAESMTKLKNVMCRLRIPKYEYDKKRMMIWNPYIPKEIALVKHTDEDKYQPYNPSEIKIIPSVKRIVYQFSQNSLSNIRSFLHTIVLSVHNDVPEKNRKFRVVLTCIPTIDFKKTLLNNYNLSGATLKELNDEGIKSSHEINLIEEQQINIFGDDSSLSLPTFHSFLAYPSSDETDAIIFQERLEEFGINIWIDKKHMIPGSNVLDELSKRVITCNSVLIAIGKSGIGPWEKKELEIAIHDAVKKEKTIIPVFLPKAPKDVKIPPYLNNYLWVDFRKGFKTEELKRIATSVKNKRVL
- a CDS encoding SIR2 family protein, whose amino-acid sequence is MDSIKSFKKKYVKALRDDNAAIFAGAGLSMPSGYVNWKELLREITEELGLDIEKENDLVAIAQYHRNEKGNRANLNQEIISKFTKEFELSKNHEILARLPIKYYWTTNYDKIIEKALTNSNKRIDVKITKDNLSINVPKRDVIIYKMHGDVEHPTEAVITKDDYESYNLTRQLFTTTLQGDLISKTFLFIGFSFDDPNLDYILSRIRILLGESAREHYAIFRKLKEIDFIDKEKYLYAMTKQKLKIDDLKRYSISAVLVDEFEEIEDILIDIEKLFNLNKVFISGSAVKYGSWSEIKANTFMHDLSKSLVEKDYKIVSGFGIGVGGTIINGALEAIFESKYKNSSNYLELRPFPQFKSGKITLHELWEKYRHDMISKSGIAIFLFGNKFNKKKVIQAKGVYREYQIAKELDLSIIPIGSTGYTAKKIFYEISKNIDKYDYLKDYLDVLKNSKDSNLIIKTVLKIITNISKDYLN
- a CDS encoding DUF2971 domain-containing protein, with the protein product MKYTNNKNKKKWQKKFIDEVLNQNVNTDFTKSLLNDTNKLNEKSNYIPKSLCKYYCPTSENILDIQKKCLWLSNPYYFNDPFDCKTGYDSIAYEKNIILEFFKENGLIDKTKIKDGFTEVEKNRILNSKIVDYDYLWTNYENYDSVIYKILNEKNYDFRRKIHSLIRKLKLDIENKMNLLRKSEIRVACFSEFNRLENFKKNLQMWSHYADNHKGFCIEYDLTPLKEFTSFTKSESDYYLNKNEYIDEKLKAAIIAGLFPIIYTSNRVNVHVTKLKKLKIDDNGKLINNIDLNKILLKTFIIKSTNWSYEKEWRIIIDEEIADHFDNKIPFPYIHRIYLGCKMDRYTADMIFEIGKELNIETIQLKMDGKRFLLGEESSYLREWEKEEKKRSNPFKQY
- a CDS encoding TIR domain-containing protein translates to MARKVFFSFHYKPDNWRTSQVRNIGAIEGNKPASDNKWEEVTDGGDEAIQKWIDDNMYGRKCTIVLIGENTAGRKWINYEIKKAWKDGKGVLGIHIHNLKNSLGEQAKKGNNPFIGISIDGTTLSDKIKVYDPPYSTSTYVYDNIKENISDWIEKAIEIRNKY